The Oreochromis niloticus isolate F11D_XX linkage group LG2, O_niloticus_UMD_NMBU, whole genome shotgun sequence genome includes a region encoding these proteins:
- the LOC100702256 gene encoding uncharacterized protein LOC100702256, which yields MLTIFYILLLINFGRCSDHQIFDTKNVAVGENVTLNCSRDRLWHSTNLFWIRLVSQSFPEIVGSTMSYDSPTIEKTHHITTKQEPGTFVLHINRAQLTDTAVYYCIKVRKRNMTFLKGTFLRIKGPDPGITGVTQDSLSNPVHPGDPVTLQCSVLSNSENRTCTEDHSVYWYRAKPDESHPSLIYSHKNNGYDCEGSPPSQQKCVYSFSRNISSSDTGTYYCAVATCGEILFGYGTKLDIEVPVVRHWDLTNTVLILLCVALSISLIVIAFLIYIIKEKNKTSAAASLQTNTETTRAEQQIHKRHEDSLTYAAPTFTKRNTRKAERRNARATETICIYSDVRAFECGKSDA from the exons atgctgacAATTTTTTATATACTGCTCCTGATCAATTTTGGGC GATGCTCAGATCATCAGATCTTTGACACCAAAAATGTTGCTGTTGGGGAAAATGTGACTCTAAATTGTTCCCGGGATCGTCTTTGGCATTCAACAAACTTATTTTGGATCAGACTTGTTTCTCAGAGCTTTCCTGAAATTGTAGGATCAACAATGTCTTATGATTCTCCGACTATTGAAAAGACTCATCATATTACAACAAAACAAGAGCCTGGAACTTTTGTTCTACATATCAACAGAGCACAGTTAACCGATACAGCTGTTTATTACTGCATCAAAGTAAGAAAGCGCAACATGACATTTTTGAAAGGAACTTTTCTTAGAATCAAAG gaCCTGACCCAGGCATCACTGGTGTTACTCAAGACTCTTTGTCTAATCCAGTCCATCCAGGAGACCCAGTAACTCTGCAGTGTTCAGTCCTCTCTAATTCTGAGAACAGAACATGTACAGAAGATCACAGTGTGTACTGGTACAGAGCCAAACCAGATGAATCTCATCCTAGTTTAATTTATAGTCACAAAAACAATGGTTATGACTGTGAGGGGAGTCCTCCCTCCCAACAGAAATGTGTCTACAGCTTCTCCAGGAACATCAGCTCGTCTGATACGGGAACTTATTACTGTGCTGTGGCCACATGTGGAGAGATACTGTTTGGATATGGAACAAAACTCGATATAGAAG TTCCAGTTGTCCGTCATTGGGATTTGACCAACACAGTTCTCATTCTGCTATGTGTTGCTCTCAGCATAAGCCTGATTGTCATTGCTTTCCTTATTTATatcatcaaagaaaaaaacaaaacatcgg CTGCTGCTTCTCtacaaacaaatacagaaacaaCTAGGGCAGAACAGCAAATTCATAAA AGACATGAGGACTCATTGACTTATGCTGCACCAACCTTTACCAAGAGAAACACTCGCAAAGCAGAGAGAAGGAATGCAAGAGCAACAGAGacaatttgtatttattctgaTGTCAGAGCTTTTGAGTGTGGAAAAAGTGATGCTTAA